The DNA region CTTAGTTCACAAGctgtaatttttttcctttgtcATTATTAGACTACTGACTTCATGTAAACAATGGAGGGTATATGGATCAATTGTTAGCTGAAACATTTTGCATTTTGTTTATCCTTTACTCATTCACTTTAAAGTTTTTGTCCCCTTCCCTTCCTTTCCTAACTTTGATATTACATTGTATCCCATAGTAGAAGATGCATCAACCAGTTCCTTGTTAGCTGTTAATTTTAACCAAATAGGTCACATTAATAACAACCTCAAATTCTTGGTTTTAATTGTAGCAATGAGTAGtacttaaatattaatttcctGATAGATTTACCTCAAATTCTCAGATTCTTGGTTTTAATTGTAGCAATGAGTAGtacttaaatattaatttcctgatagttttatttttttattttttttttaaatacaactaactctgaggctcgaactcatgacctcccatatgggagagccactactctgccatctgagcacaaggtgcttggcaattTTTCTTGATAGATATAAACTTTTGTTAGAAAAAACCTCCTAGTGTGGCTAATCACATCTTGTTTCCAGTCTCCCCCACCCTTGTGGGCATGAATGTGCCTGCACAGACACTTTCAGCTTCCCACACTGGCAGTCCAACTTATCTCCTGTTTATCAGAagatgaatatatttattaacagAGGTTTTCTGGTTTAAATGCTACTAAAGGGAGATATGGTGCAACTACTCATTTAGAATTCAAATTAAGTGGTTAGTTAGTATTCTTCATTAGCTTGTATAATTAGGCCTTttgtatgtctgtcaacacaGTAAATACACTTCGATTACCTCTTTACAATGCAATGGAGTGTCATGAAATTTATCTTGAAGCCTTCTCAATTCCCCCCTCCCTCCCCAAACCTCCCAACCCCCAGTCACCAAACCAAATCAAGAAAGGAAACAAATTATTGTTCAATACTTCCCCAATATATCCTATGAGAAAATGAGTTTTTATGGTACCTTATGCTTCTTTGCTGCTTTACTTTGCTTGGGATTCATTTCACCattataatgcataattatatCCTTGCATTGTAGTTCATACTGTTCATGGTAATGCAGGCCCTAGAATCACAGTTCCTCGAAGTCTTAGTTGGGCAGCTTGTGGAGCAGTCTCTACGAGCTCTACCACTGCATTGCTGGTTCGCCTGTTTAGTCCAGAATGTGAACCTCAAAATATAGCTGCTTATGACAAAAAAGGATAGTGCTGCCTATTCACAAGCTTTGACTACCCTATGATGGCAGTTGGGGTCTTACACTTGGAATTATGGAGGTTGCTCGAGTTGAATAAATGAATTGATTATTGTCTTTATTGTCACTGCTGTGCTTGTTCTAGGAGCTTGTATTGCTGCCTTTTGAATAATATGAGATAGATAATGACTTTGTTACTGACTGCTGATAATGTATTTGTCCATGCACTACTTCAATGTTTTTCTATTTCATTCAGTTTCCTTTTAAATCCATAAGAATGTGTATTTCCAAAAATGCTAGGCCTATGCTGCAGTGCTTGAGCTCCAGCAAATATGTATATTTCTTCTTGTGAAATATGTGCTGGGTCATGGCTGCAGGGAAGCAAGCGATAGCCATATGCCAGTCAGGAGGTGAGTTTAAAACTGATATGGATGGTCTACTATCATATAAAGGTGGAGATGCTCATGCTTTGGAAATTGACAACCAAATGAATTATGAAGATTTCAAGATGGAGAAAGCTGAGATGTTTAACTGCAGTATTGCTACCTAGTCTATTAAACATTTCCTCCCCAGAAACAAGAAGACTGTCATTAAGGGATGCTTCTCAAAGTGCTGACTGTAACCCCTCCTGCAATACTTGCCCATCAGGTCAGCCTACAACTGAAAAGTTAGGTGAATAGGTATTTAGTTGCTTAGTCTGTTTTAAGATGTGTGAACTGTCTGCATCTGTCTTTTTTTATATCCCATCTGGCAATAATACAACTATACAGGAGGCCATTATGGCTCTAAAGATTACTGAAATTCACAAGCTGCTAAATattcttttcttgttttaacACTTTGCACTTTTTGTTATTTTCAAATTGTGTGGCATCTTGACATTGTGGCCGTTAGCCAGGCTGCTGACCTACAGCCAAATGCTGGTTGAATATTTGCtgattatgttttcaattaatttacttTACTGTGCATCATGTTTGTGTATGATGAGGTGACATGCATGTACATCCCAACATATTTCTTACTTCAGAAAAGAAAATGCCATCCAGTTCTTGTAGGCTTTTAGACTCATCAATTTGCTctagacaaataaaataatgtatgcaAAAACAGGTAAAATGAAGTGCACACTCTTCATTTCTCATGCTTTGGGCAATGCTTTTGCATTTGCTTTTCACTTGCTATGCCATTATTTGCTGCTGGGCAGTTGGTTTAGACATCACCTTGATATATTTGGTGTTTTTGCTTCAGAAATTTGATTCCTTCCTTATTAAAGTATTTGTTTGATGCCACCTCTAAATATACTTTGCATTGATGACTTAAATTTTTTGGTGTATAAGCTATGAGTACTTGCATGTGTTATGGTGTTCAGCTTCCTAATTTCTGTTGTTAATGCTCTCTTTTCTTTGCCAGGACATTGCACAAATCAACATGCTTTGTTTCCTACTTCTCTTGGAGCAAAGGTTCTTGTCATTCTTTACACAAATATATCAACTTTCAATCTACATTCCCCTTTTTTCTGCTGATAATCCTGATATAAGCTACTTGTAAATACACATTTGCCCTAAGTACAGTCTGGACCAAGCATTACATTATGTTGTAAATATCAGTTTTTTGCATTCCAGTTTTGTCCTCAAGTGTGCAGATGGTTTGTTAGTCTTTACAGCCACCTATTTTTGCCTTAAGCTCTGCCAATTATGCAACAAATAGACACCATAATGCGAAGTTTAAGCAGaaattagggatgacaatggggcggggcggggagtatCCCCCGAAACCTTGACCCTGTCCCCGTCCCTGGCAGGGAATTGAAAATAGTCCCCGCAAGGAATTAGGCAGGGACGGGAATTCCTCCTCCCTTGTCAACTCTTagttaaaatcttaaattagtgtaatttttaattttaaaaactaaaaacctaacttttaatatatatatatatataattttaaaattataataattatttaggAGCAGGGTGGGGAGGGGTATCCTTGTCCTCGTCCCGGACGGGAAATTACATACATTTTTCGTCCCCGTTCTCTGAAAATTTTCTCAATTCCTATCTCCGTCGGTTGATTTTGAAGCCTCTTTGTTTATATTTTGGTACAGAGAAGTATATGCAGATTTTTAATGCTGCTGCCCTTAACTACAAAgctgttattaaattaattggaTAATTATAATAGTGTTAAGTACAATATGCTTTTGATTGCATGTGGGCACAGTGGCACTCTCAGTTTGTACAATTGTACTACAAGTATGCAATAGGTGATATGCAGTACAGTAGTTGGGGTATGAAAGTAGGAGAGAATTTTGGTACTACCATTTGTACTGCTATACTATTTTTTATGTCATTTGTCCTTCCATTAAAGTTGTGGGCAATTGGGCACGCAACACAATTCATTGACCCACTAACCATTTCTGGGAAATTTATGCCTACTATATATGTTTCTTGCTCTTCTGGTTTAAGCAGCAAAGCAGGTGGTGTTTTGGTTGAGGATTTTGTGTGCTTCTGAGGTAAAagttcttttaacgaggttttctcctcgccctgtgaccctagccggcaaaggaccacaaggaggtaaaccagcctaagttgtccatagctgaccggctcaaacccagggGTTTGAagatcgaacctccaacctctcggttgtaagtagagcactcttaccacctggACTGTCCTTACGGACTACTTCTGAGGTAAAAGTTGGGAAGGCGGTGGAGAGGGTAGACGGGGACGAGGCGGAGCATGAGATGGGCAGTTGGGGTTAAGTTGCTGCCCTTTCCATGCACTGCCTCTTCCCTGGCTCTCCTTTCCTCCATTCTTTTTCTGCTCTATGTTCATTCATACACCCTGcgcttctattattattattattaggaaaaatgttcaaattagtATTGAACTACATGCAAAAGCACAAGCAATTATAGGTTCTTAAACTgtttaaaattatgcaatttgatcaaatttgacatgtttCTCAGGTTATCTCTGATGTGGCAGTctttctattaaaaaataaagactttattacaatattaaagcacacacaaagagtcaatatcacccTCCACTGCAACTGGATGTCACTAGACAACAAGGTCTAGGCAGaacattttttcttattattattagatacgAGCTTTATGATGTATTGTTAGACTTCTGTTAAATTTATTACCGTCTTATACATATTGTATTATTGTGTGCGATTTTatctctttattttgtattagcGTGAGTTTTTGACTTTTAGCCATTCAATTAAATACAATTGACTaactatattaaattattaataaggatttattttttgaaatgctTTTGCCTTACCTTTTTctgaaaatgacaaaataagtATTGTTGTCATATTAATTGAGTTgagaaaataaggaaaatgaCATGTGACAACATAGTTCATATCtattttcctgttttcaaaaaaaaaaagaaggaaatttCCTATTAAATAACAGAATATTTTGagcaaaacattttccaaatagtattttgagtaaattttatttttggtcattgactattataaatgtctctttttttgtcttgatttttaaattgattAGATTTAGGTTCCATTTGAAAatccataaaatatttttcagaataTGATTTACGAAAAAAATTactcatattttaattgaattttaaattcaatttttgaatGCCATTAATGCTAATGAATTTCACTTCTCATATAAATACATGTGGTTGTGAAGTTTATTTGTGAACTCcagtaataaaaaaacaaatagagCTTGTTGGTGCACGGTGCACCTTTCGCCCACCAATAGCGCACAACAGGTGCCTACAGTGCAAAAGGCAACAGATTAGTGATCTCGACTTAGTGAATCTTTTCTTCCATTATGAACTGTTGGCACTAGTTTTACATTTTGTCTTCGTGGACCAAGGAGGAAGAGGGTTCGATGGGAAGAGAAGTGTATGGGGAGAGAAGTAAGGAGGTCAACCTCTTTCAATATAGTTGGCCTATCATGTTGATCCGAATGGATCATCCTTTCCACAAAGGTCAAGCTTTGCCTACTAAGCAAGAGGATAGCAAGTTACAAATTCTGTCTCGACAAGATATGTATTTCTATTACTATAAAATTCATAAATGTAGTTAATGGTGAAATTGCCATTATCCTTTTTGTAGTATTGAATCTTGTATGTGTTcttaaaaaaaaggaatttatcCAACTTTCGAGGTCTTAAAGGGACTGTGTCAAGGcagttgttattattattattattattattttttaaattcttctCTTTCCTGGTTGAAGCTGTAAAAACCAAATTTTGagattattcttaaaaaaaaagcattataatatcaaatatttaaaaatgagcATAACTTTTCTTCATGGTGAATTATGCATGTTGCCAATCATGCCAAGAAACTCATATAGACAGATGTCACAACTCACAAACCTCAATTTTAACAACATAAATAACCAGTTGTTAGAAGAAGAATAATGTGATCCTAAATCAAATTACATGAGAATAAAGTAGCAGTGCTCCACTGCTCATCATACAAATTTTACATGAATTGTGTCCCTGCTATAAGTTGTGTCATGAGCTGCTTTGGACAATGCTATGACAAGGTGAAGTACTTGCAGAGGAACAGCTATCCTCATCAGGTGAGCTTACTGCCTGACGAGAACTTCTGTACCTTAAAAACAGGTAAGGAAGAGAAAAATTTCCCGTCTTTCGTTGTTGTCTTCGTGAATCCTCTGTCAAATCACAAGACGAAGAATCCACATCGATTGCAGAAGATGCTTCATCTCCTTTCGAATCCTCCAAACATGTGCTTATATCACGCCGAGAACCTTCTTTTAACTTCAGCAGTGTAGTCTCTGCAGCACAGATAAGGCAAATCAGGTACATTTTAAAACTTGAAAGCCTAATGAAGCTTGAGTTGTTTCTGTACATATGCAGCAGTCATCAGTTCTTTGGTTTTAGCAGTATCAGAAGAAGAGAGATTTGCTGCCATTTTTGCTTATTTACCAAGAATCTTGAACTTCATGAACTGGAATCCACATTATGGCATTACAAAGGAAATTTGGAACATATTTCTCCCcaaatttcaacacaacttaTCATGCtatagagattaaaaaaaattccccaaaatcctaatattactaagggtgtgtttggttcgcacatggaaattagaatcggaatgggtatcaaatacttggtaatcctaatgggttttggtgaaaatatttttcatgtttGCTAGTAGAGTGAAATGGGAATGACTATTAATAGTTGAAAAAAGGGGAGAAGGAatggaaatgaaacccttattttattagagaatgagttttgcaattaatgggaTAATCAAAATCTATAGTattgttctaaaaacctgtaaACCAAACCATagcaatgactttgatactcattcatGATAGCTAAATctgtaaaccaaacacaccctaagttaaATTGTGAAAGATTTTGGTTCCTATAACTTCAGCCATATGAGAAAAACTTACACCCAAGAAAAACTTCTTTCAAGCAAGGTTATAAGAAGTCGTTAGGAAGGGAAAAATCCTAATTGCAAAAACTGAAAATCAACTATTGTGGGCAGTATGTTCTATTTAAGGTTACTCCCCAAGTGCATAGTAGAGCCGATCGTACGGTTTATAGACCATCAAATTCAcacaaatgaaatgaaaaatagGTCCATGTAAATAATCAAGACCTCGCAAACAACACTTCTTCCCCATATAGAGTTCAGAAATAGAATAATGCTAAATACCTCTCCTATTTTTCCCTCCAGTCCATCTTTCATgatatgttattatttatttagttactattgttttttttttttttactctgaTGAGTCAGCCAATGCATGgacaaataaatgaaaatcaCACCAAAAGGAGTAAGTTATCCTATTATAAATATCACAAATTTAAGTTCTAGTTCACAATTGACAAATATTTTCACTATTAATTGCACGATCCACAAAAATATATGCctaatattaatactcaatgttaaaatcttactccgtatatattaaaGAGTTAAATTCTATCAAAATTCTTTGCctttggtggcaattccaaatttagtctcaaactatcgtttttgtcatttaacattgCAAACTATAATCATTCTCATgacttttgttatttttaataaggacatttttgttttttttcgtatttttttcacaatttcaaaTGGTTTAATCGTTTTAGGATTTAGGTAACTTCTGACTTTTAATAACCATATTTTTTAACGGGTTTTAGTAAAGTCTTAATCTAATAAAatccatataatattatagtaaaGTCATAATCTAAGTACTGAAAAATGCAAGATTAAATCCCAGTAAATCTTATTGATCACTA from Ipomoea triloba cultivar NCNSP0323 chromosome 6, ASM357664v1 includes:
- the LOC116022612 gene encoding uncharacterized protein LOC116022612, whose protein sequence is MLGRVRRSSISSLEQLELERQSPKLMKSDYLSIYETTLLKLKEGSRRDISTCLEDSKGDEASSAIDVDSSSCDLTEDSRRQQRKTGNFSLPYLFLRYRSSRQAVSSPDEDSCSSASTSPCHSIVQSSS